The Manis javanica isolate MJ-LG chromosome 2, MJ_LKY, whole genome shotgun sequence genome contains a region encoding:
- the ABL1 gene encoding tyrosine-protein kinase ABL1 isoform X3: MERTDITMKHKLGGGQYGEVYEGVWKKYSLTVAVKTLKEDTMEVEEFLKEAAVMKEIKHPNLVQLLGVCTREPPFYIITEFMTYGNLLDYLRECNRQEVNAVVLLYMATQISSAMEYLEKKNFIHRDLAARNCLVGENHLVKVADFGLSRLMTGDTYTAHAGAKFPIKWTAPESLAYNKFSIKSDVWAFGVLLWEIATYGMSPYPGIDLSQVYELLEKDYRMERPEGCPEKVYGLMRACWQWNPSDRPSFAEIHQAFETMFQESSISDEVEKELGKKGMRVVGSTLLQAPELPTKTRTSRRATEHRDSTDVPDTPHSKGPGETDPLDHEPPVSPLLPRKERSPQDGSLNEDERLLPKDKKTNLFSALIKKKKKTAPTPPKRSSSFREMDGQPERKGASEEEGREVSNGAPAPTPPDAAEPAKAPKPSSGAGVPNGAFRESGGAGFRSPHLWKKSSTLTSSRLAASEEENGSSSSKRFLRSCSASCVPHGAKDTEWRSVTLPRDLQSTGRQFDSSTFGGHKSEKPALPRKRASENRSDQVTRGTVTPPPRLLKKTEELADEVFKDPAESSPGSSPPSLTPKLLRRQVMVAPSSGLPPKEEAGKSSALGTPAASEPVPPVSRAGPGTSGGTARAPAEEARVRRHKPSSESPGRDKGKLSKLKPAPPPPPAASAGKAGKPSQSPSQEAAGEAGAGGKAKPTAAAVDAANSDAAKPSPLGESVKKPVLLSMPKPQSSSKPAGTPTSPVPASSTLPSASSALVGDQPSSTAFIPLISTRVSLRKTRQPPERITSGAITKGVVLDGTEALCLAISKNSEQMASHSAVLEAGKNLYTFCVSYVDSIQQMRNKFAFREAINKLENNLRELQICPAVAGAGPAATQDFSKLLSSVKEISDIVQR; this comes from the exons ATGGAGCGCACGGACATCACCATGAAGCACAAGCTGGGCGGCGGCCAGTACGGGGAGGTGTACGAGGGCGTGTGGAAGAAGTACAGCCTCACGGTGGCCGTGAAGACCTTAAAG GAGGACACCATGGAGGTAGAAGAGTTCCTGAAGGAAGCTGCGGTGATGAAAGAGATCAAGCACCCTAACCTAGTACAATTACTTG GAGTCTGCACCCGGGAGCCCCCGTTCTATATAATCACTGAGTTCATGACCTATGGGAACCTGTTGGATTACCTGAGAGAGTGTAACCGGCAGGAGGTGAATGCCGTGGTGCTGCTGTACATGGCCACTCAGATCTCGTCGGCCATGGAGTACCTGGAGAAGAAAAACTTCATCCACAG agaTCTTGCTGCACGAAACTGCCTGGTAGGGGAAAACCACTTGGTGAAGGTGGCTGATTTCGGCCTGAGCAGGTTGATGACGGGGGACACCTACACCGCCCACGCCGGGGCCAAGTTCCCCATCAAATGGACAGCGCCCGAGAGCCTGGCCTACAACAAGTTCTCCATCAAGTCCGACGTCTGGG caTTTGGAGTATTGCTTTGGGAAATTGCTACCTACGGCATGTCACCTTACCCGGGAATCGACCTGTCCCAGGTGTATGAGCTGCTAGAGAAGGACTATCGCATGGAGCGCCCGGAAGGCTGCCCGGAGAAGGTCTATGGACTCATGCGAGCAT GTTGGCAGTGGAATCCCTCTGACCGGCCCTCCTTTGCTGAGATCCACCAAGCCTTTGAAACAATGTTCCAGGAATCCAGCATATCAGATG aagtggaaaaggaactggggaagaaaGGCATGCGAGTCGTTGGAAGTACTTTGCTGCAGGCCCCGGAGCTGCCCACCAAAACCAGAACCTCCAGGAGAGCTACAGAACACAGAGACTCCACTGACGTGCCTGACACACCGCACTCCAAGGGCCCCGGAGAGACTG ATCCTCTGGACCACGAGCCCCCTGTGTCTCCGTTGCTCCCTCGAAAAGAGCGAAGTCCCCAGGATGGCAGCCTAAATGAAGATGAGCGCCTTCTCCCCAAAGACAAGAAGACGAACTTGTTCAGCGCCCTGatcaagaagaagaagaaaacagcccCAACCCCTCCCAAACGGAGCAGCTCCTTCCGGGAGATGGACGGCCAGCCGGAGCGCAAGGGGGCCAGTGAGGAGGAGGGCCGTGAAGTCAGCAACGGGGCGCCCGCTCCCACACCGCCGGACGCAGCTGAGCCAGCCAAGGCCCCGAAGCCCAGCAGCGGGGCTGGCGTCCCCAATGGGGCCTTCCGGGAGTCAGGGGGTGCAGGCTTCCGGTCTCCCCACCTGTGGAAAAAGTCCAGCACACTGACCAGCAGCCGATTAGCAGCCAGCGAAGAGGAGAACGGCAGCAGCTCCAGCAAGCGCTTCCTGAGATCCTGCTCTGCCTCCTGCGTGCCCCACGGGGCCAAGGACACCGAGTGGAGGTCAGTCACGCTGCCTCGGGATCTGCAGTCCACGGGCCGACAGTTTGACTCCTCCACGTTCGGAGGGCACAAAAGTGAGAAGCCAGCTCTGCCTCGGAAGCGGGCGAGCGAGAACAGGTCTGACCAGGTGACCAGAGGCACAGTGACTCCGCCCCCCAGGCTGTTGAAGAAGACCGAAGAGTTGGCCGATGAGGTCTTCAAAGACCCGGCGGAGTCCAGCCCAGGCTCCAGCCCCCCAAGTCTGACTCCCAAACTCCTCCGGAGGCAGGTCATGGTGGCCCCATCCTCTGGCCTTCCTCCCAAGGAAGAGGCCGGGAAATCCAGTGCCCTGGGAACTCCTGCTGCCTCTGAGCCAGTGCCCCCCGTcagcagggcagggccaggcacGTCTGGTGGGACCGCCAGGGCCCCTGCCGAGGAGGCCAGGGTGAGGAGGCACAAGCCCTCCTCTGAGTCCCCTGGGAGAGACAAGGGGAAATTGTCCAAGCTCAAACCTGCCCCGCCACCGCCACCAGCAGCCTCAGCCGGGAAAGCCGGGAAGCCCTCTCAGAGCCCCAGCCAGGAAGCAGCCGGGGAGGCTGGCGCCGGCGGGAAAGCAAAGCCCACAGCTGCGGCTGTGGACGCTGCGAACAGTGACGCTGCCAAGCCCAGCCCGCTGGGAGAGAGTGTCAAAAAGCCTGTGCTCCTGTCCATGCCAAAGCCACAGTCATCCAGCAAGCCGGCAGGGACCCCAACCAGCCCAGTCCCTGCTTCCTCCACATTGCCATCAGCGTCCTCAGCCCTGGTGGGGGACCAGCCGTCCTCCACCGCCTTCATCCCGCTCATATCAACCCGTGTGTCTCTTCGGAAGACCCGCCAGCCCCCGGAGCGGATCACCAGTGGTGCCATCACCAAGGGCGTGGTCCTGGATGGCACAGAGGCCCTGTGTCTAGCCATCTCCAAGAACTCCGAGCAGATGGCCAGCCACAGTGCCGTGCTGGAAGCCGGCAAAAACCTCTATACATTCTGCGTGAGCTATGTGGACTCCATCCAGCAAATGAGGAACAAATTTGCTTTCCGTGAGGCCATCAACAAGCTGGAGAATAATCTGCGGGAGCTTCAGATCTGCCCAGCAGTGGCAGGGGCTGGCCCGGCAGCCACTCAGGACTTCAGCAAACTCCTCAGCTCCGTGAAAGAGATCAGCGACATCGTACAGAGGTAG